A genomic stretch from Ursus arctos isolate Adak ecotype North America unplaced genomic scaffold, UrsArc2.0 scaffold_21, whole genome shotgun sequence includes:
- the NTS gene encoding neurotensin/neuromedin N, translating to MIAGMKIQLVCMILLAFSSWSLCSDSEEEMKALEADLLTNMHTSKISKASISSWKMTLLNVCSFVNNLNSQAEETGEFREEELITRRKFPTALDGFSLEAMLTIYQLQKICHSRAFQQWELLQEDVLDAGNDKNEKEEVIKRKIPYILKRQLYENKPRRPYILKRGSYYY from the exons ATGATAGCAGGAATGAAAATCCAGCTGGTATGCATGATACTTCTGGCTTTCAGCTCCTGGAGCCTGTGCTCAG attcagaagaggaaatgaaagcatTAGAAGCAGATTTATTGACCAATATGCATACATCAAag ATCAGCAAAGCAAGCATTTCTTCTTGGAAAATGACCCTGCTAAATGTTTGCAGTTTTGTGAATAACCTGAACAGCCAAGCCGAGGAAACAGGAGAGTTTCGTGAAGAGGAGCTTATTACGAGGAGAAAATTTCCCACTGCCTTAGATGGCTTTAGCTTGGAAGCGATGCTGACAATATACCAGCTCCAAAAAATCTGTCACAGCAGGGCCTTTCAACAATGGGAg TTACTTCAGGAAGATGTTCTTGATGCTGggaatgacaaaaatgaaaaggaagaagttataaagagaaaaatcccttACATTCTGAAACGGCAGCTGTATGAGAATAAACCCAGAAGACCCTACATACTCAAAAGAGGTTCTTACTATTACTGA